The sequence below is a genomic window from Williamwhitmania sp..
CCGAGATGGAGTTGGTGTACCACCTATCGTCTACGCAATATCGTCACGACCTCATGCTCAAGGTGACCCTTGCAGACCGTGACAATCCAGCGGTCGATTCTATTACACCTCTCTATAAAGCTGCAGAACTTTATGAATGTGAAATATTTGATCTTTTTGGAATTCATTTTAACGGGTTCGATGGCCTGCGACGGCTATTCCTACCTCCGGACTGGCCCGGGTTTCCCTTAAGGAAAGATTACACCGATAACGATATGATAACTCGGTAATCGAACAGCATGGAATTTACTGATCCCAAACTACAGGTAAGCGAACCCAACGAAGAGTTTATTATCAACGTCGGTCCGCAACACCCTTCAACCCACGGAGTGCTCCACCTGGAGATAAAGCTCGATGGCGAAGAGGTGCTCGATGTAAAGCCCAACCTCGGATATATCCATAGAGGTATTGAAAAGATGACTGAATCGCTTACATACAAGCAGTTTAGCTATCTCACCAGCCGAATGGACTACCTCTCTGCTCACATCAACAATCAGGCCTGCGCCTTAATTGTGGAAAAGGGCATCGAAATGACCATTTCTGAACGAGCCAAAGCCATACGAATACTTATGGCCGAACTTACTCGGATTGCATCTCACCAGCTCTGGTGGGGAGCGCTTGGTCTCGATTTAGGTGCAGTATCACCCTTCTTCTTTGCTTTCCGAGAGCGGGAAATGATTCTCGAGATATTTGAAGAGACGTGCGGTGGTCGGCTAACGATGAACTACATTGTTCCCGGAGGTGTGATGCACGACCTACACCCCGACTTTGTTCGTAAGGTGAAGGAGGTGATGGCACAGCTCAAGAAAAACCTTTCAGAGTACGACAGGCTGCTCACGGGTAATATAATTTTTCAAAAAAGAACTCAGGGCATAGGGCTGCTAAGCCAAGAGGATATTATTTCGCTTGGAGTAACCGGTCCCATTGCAAGAGCATCCGGCTTAAACTGCGACGTTCGCAAGTTACATCCTTATGACGGTTACGAAAAGCTGGACTTCAAGGAGATAATTGCCACCAAAGGTGATAGCTATACACGTTACTTGGTTAGGCTTGAGGAGATGAAGCAGTCCATGCACA
It includes:
- a CDS encoding NADH-quinone oxidoreductase subunit C, encoding MNKQEIKEYLTAKFPSFSVEETIDFPVLRVPKEHLVATVKQLKDDDATRFNFLFNQTAVDYQPEMELVYHLSSTQYRHDLMLKVTLADRDNPAVDSITPLYKAAELYECEIFDLFGIHFNGFDGLRRLFLPPDWPGFPLRKDYTDNDMITR
- a CDS encoding NADH-quinone oxidoreductase subunit D; this encodes MEFTDPKLQVSEPNEEFIINVGPQHPSTHGVLHLEIKLDGEEVLDVKPNLGYIHRGIEKMTESLTYKQFSYLTSRMDYLSAHINNQACALIVEKGIEMTISERAKAIRILMAELTRIASHQLWWGALGLDLGAVSPFFFAFREREMILEIFEETCGGRLTMNYIVPGGVMHDLHPDFVRKVKEVMAQLKKNLSEYDRLLTGNIIFQKRTQGIGLLSQEDIISLGVTGPIARASGLNCDVRKLHPYDGYEKLDFKEIIATKGDSYTRYLVRLEEMKQSMHIVEQLIDNIPEGSYREKTKAVIKLPKGEYYQRVETARGEFGIYLVSDGGSKPYRIKYRTPNFSNLAALKPMAVGSKIGDLVAIMATLDLIIPDIDR